A single genomic interval of Bacillus oleivorans harbors:
- a CDS encoding spore germination protein, with translation MIFFRRQNKKPKKPVSKPIQSSPQSAINPQVSDNIAEIKKIFNETPDLVIRQFIIKQTQSSAALVYLSGLTDKKAIHNHVLTPLLFEINHENKNQDPAVSLGHVETTSEWSKIESSILEGNSVLFIAEKTEAFIFSTQGFPQRAIEDSQIEPSLRGAHQGFTESSGQNIALVRRHIPNRELKIKEMTVGRRGKTKISILYLADVAEPDVLKELEDRINQLNVDSVLNTGMLAEFIEDNPYSPFPQLMLTERPDTAALHLLEGRYVTVVDKSPSVLIVPAAFVNFFESIDDYGTRWGVASFIRFLRYVAFFIAIFLPSIYIAVITFHAEIIPIKLLISIGLSRERVPFPPIIEAFIMELTLEMLREAGVRLPSPIGQTVGIVGGIVIGQAAVEAGIVSNIMVIVVALTAIASFIIPNYDMGAAIRILRFPMMILAAVFGFLGLAIGFMVIIGDFIALESMGTPYGSPLAPLRFSDLKDALIRFPAWSFVKRSETSRAVQLKKAETDHPKGDSH, from the coding sequence ATGATCTTTTTTCGCAGGCAAAACAAAAAACCTAAGAAACCTGTTTCAAAACCCATCCAATCATCTCCACAATCTGCAATTAATCCTCAAGTATCCGACAATATTGCAGAAATTAAGAAAATATTTAATGAAACTCCCGATTTAGTCATCAGACAATTCATTATTAAACAAACACAAAGCTCAGCTGCTCTTGTTTATCTGAGCGGGCTTACCGATAAAAAAGCTATCCATAATCATGTGTTAACACCGCTCCTATTTGAAATCAATCATGAAAATAAGAACCAAGACCCTGCTGTTTCACTAGGTCATGTTGAAACAACCTCTGAATGGTCAAAAATTGAAAGTTCTATTTTAGAAGGAAATAGTGTTTTATTTATTGCTGAGAAAACTGAAGCCTTTATTTTTAGTACTCAAGGCTTTCCACAAAGAGCGATTGAGGATTCTCAAATTGAACCTTCTCTGAGAGGAGCCCACCAGGGATTTACAGAGTCGAGCGGCCAAAATATTGCATTGGTACGCAGACATATTCCTAATCGCGAGTTAAAAATAAAAGAAATGACCGTTGGTAGAAGAGGGAAAACTAAGATTTCAATTCTATATTTAGCTGATGTCGCTGAGCCAGATGTATTAAAGGAACTAGAAGATCGGATTAATCAGCTTAATGTAGATAGTGTTTTAAATACTGGTATGCTGGCAGAGTTTATAGAAGACAATCCTTATTCTCCTTTTCCGCAGCTTATGCTTACAGAGCGTCCAGACACTGCTGCCTTACATCTTTTAGAAGGAAGGTACGTTACGGTAGTAGATAAATCACCAAGTGTCCTCATCGTTCCAGCTGCTTTCGTTAATTTTTTCGAGAGTATTGATGACTACGGGACGCGCTGGGGTGTGGCATCCTTTATTCGGTTCTTGAGATATGTTGCTTTTTTTATCGCGATTTTTCTGCCATCTATTTATATTGCGGTCATTACGTTTCACGCCGAGATTATTCCAATTAAATTGCTCATTTCAATTGGCCTGTCAAGAGAACGGGTGCCGTTCCCGCCTATTATTGAAGCATTCATTATGGAACTTACATTAGAAATGCTTCGTGAGGCAGGGGTACGTCTTCCTTCTCCTATTGGCCAAACAGTCGGTATTGTAGGAGGTATTGTCATTGGGCAGGCAGCGGTTGAGGCGGGGATCGTCAGTAACATTATGGTTATTGTTGTAGCATTAACTGCAATTGCCTCTTTTATTATCCCTAATTATGATATGGGGGCTGCCATCCGTATCCTCCGTTTTCCGATGATGATTCTGGCAGCTGTGTTTGGGTTTCTCGGCTTAGCCATAGGATTTATGGTCATAATTGGTGATTTTATTGCACTAGAATCTATGGGAACACCTTACGGAAGTCCGCTTGCACCATTACGATTCTCCGATTTGAAGGATGCCTTAATCCGTTTCCCAGCCTGGTCATTTGTGAAGCGATCGGAAACTTCTAGAGCGGTTCAACTCAAAAAAGCAGAGACCGATCATCCAAAGGGTGACAGTCATTGA
- a CDS encoding GerAB/ArcD/ProY family transporter — protein sequence MIKYTKNDITLMQYIFLIHGVQTSIGVFRLTPNLAEKAGTDGWISLVLGYILTTIASLIIIQVMKKYPNGTIIDLLSHYFGKWIGKIAAILFGVYFGFLAILSFTGSIIYLQALVFPQLSALVISMLAAIPSYLIARNGVKVLGRYAEFVFFMITWVFFIFLIPFDRFHWLHLLPILKEGFTPILSAVRETIFPFSGFEIAFFLYPFLQRRQDAGKGIVIANTITMVTYLWFTLLLFAYFSPDGIALFHTPIIDFLKIIQFEFVERVDIIVLTLFSFKMSTNWIVLMYLTVFCSSQLMGHTDHKKHLRLFLSLILIVLIVYPPSFPRIGSLIKIAIPIIITVAYLLPAFLWAAVSIRSHMLRRKSG from the coding sequence TTGATTAAATATACAAAAAATGATATTACACTTATGCAATATATTTTCTTAATTCACGGAGTTCAAACAAGTATTGGTGTATTCCGGCTCACCCCAAACCTAGCCGAAAAAGCGGGGACAGATGGGTGGATCTCTCTTGTTTTAGGATACATCCTTACAACGATTGCAAGTCTCATTATTATACAGGTAATGAAAAAATACCCTAATGGAACCATTATTGACTTGCTATCCCACTACTTTGGAAAGTGGATTGGAAAAATAGCGGCAATTCTTTTTGGGGTTTATTTTGGATTTTTAGCTATCCTCTCATTTACAGGGTCGATTATCTATTTACAGGCCCTCGTTTTTCCTCAATTAAGTGCATTAGTGATAAGTATGCTTGCCGCTATTCCAAGTTATTTAATTGCTAGAAACGGAGTGAAAGTATTAGGCAGATATGCTGAGTTCGTCTTTTTTATGATTACATGGGTTTTTTTTATTTTTCTTATACCATTCGATCGCTTTCACTGGCTCCACTTACTTCCTATTTTAAAAGAGGGATTTACACCGATACTGAGCGCAGTGAGAGAAACCATTTTCCCTTTTTCTGGTTTTGAAATAGCTTTTTTCCTATATCCCTTTCTGCAACGAAGACAGGATGCTGGAAAAGGGATTGTAATTGCTAATACGATTACGATGGTTACCTATCTTTGGTTTACGCTTTTGCTGTTTGCATATTTTAGCCCAGATGGAATTGCTCTATTTCATACACCCATTATTGATTTCTTAAAAATTATTCAGTTCGAATTTGTCGAGCGCGTAGATATTATCGTCCTTACTTTATTTTCATTTAAGATGTCTACCAACTGGATTGTTTTAATGTATTTAACCGTTTTTTGTTCAAGCCAGCTCATGGGTCACACAGATCATAAGAAGCATTTGCGTTTATTTTTATCATTAATCTTAATTGTACTAATTGTATACCCTCCTTCTTTCCCGCGAATTGGCAGTTTGATAAAAATAGCTATACCCATTATTATCACAGTTGCTTATCTTCTTCCCGCTTTTTTGTGGGCAGCCGTTTCTATTCGCAGTCATATGCTAAGGAGGAAAAGCGGGTGA
- a CDS encoding Ger(x)C family spore germination protein, with protein MKHCFFKWVSLIAVISLLSGCQLEVPLEDRSITLVLGLDLDEEDQLHVYEVSPVFSEIAPNKLEKESVKATTIRDSRKDLDAKSFGEVIGSKVQVLLIGKKIFEQKNWFPILDTLYRNPQFATNTRVVLVDGPVSDIIYYEPEDKPLLPLYLRNLVDKNRHRGRTVQTTISELRRQIVEKGMTPSLSKMNMKKEPELEGIALLDEKNMYAASLDQIEASLLLVLQNRINAEVTFSGISNPNEEEDGMFHRDKFSITVRKTKTKIKTNYSNGQFHFDLRVKLPFSVIERLFPYDLEKNKEAFENIVKEQMEKKFNELIGKIQKNNLDPIGLGLYARAFQYKEYKKVEDHWADVLAEAKINVTVDAELVARGAIK; from the coding sequence GTGAAACATTGTTTTTTCAAATGGGTTTCATTGATTGCTGTGATCTCTTTGCTGTCGGGTTGTCAATTAGAGGTCCCTTTAGAAGATCGTTCTATTACCCTTGTTTTAGGACTCGATCTCGATGAGGAAGATCAATTACATGTATATGAAGTAAGCCCTGTTTTCTCCGAAATTGCCCCGAATAAGCTGGAGAAGGAATCCGTCAAAGCAACAACCATACGGGATTCACGTAAAGATTTAGATGCAAAATCCTTCGGAGAAGTCATTGGGTCAAAAGTACAAGTATTACTGATTGGAAAGAAAATTTTCGAACAGAAAAATTGGTTCCCTATCTTAGATACTCTTTATCGGAATCCGCAATTTGCAACAAATACAAGAGTAGTTTTAGTAGACGGACCTGTTTCAGATATTATTTATTATGAACCGGAGGATAAACCGCTTCTTCCTCTTTATTTAAGGAATTTAGTCGATAAAAATAGACATAGAGGCAGAACTGTTCAGACTACCATTAGTGAACTCCGCAGACAGATCGTTGAAAAAGGAATGACTCCTTCTCTCTCAAAAATGAACATGAAGAAAGAACCGGAGTTAGAAGGAATTGCTCTTCTTGATGAGAAAAATATGTATGCCGCCTCACTTGATCAAATTGAAGCCTCTTTATTATTAGTTTTACAAAATAGGATTAATGCCGAAGTGACCTTTTCGGGGATTTCTAATCCAAACGAAGAAGAGGATGGCATGTTCCATCGGGACAAATTTAGTATTACAGTAAGAAAAACAAAAACAAAAATTAAAACTAACTATTCAAACGGTCAATTTCATTTTGACCTTCGTGTAAAATTGCCTTTTTCTGTGATAGAACGTCTCTTTCCCTATGACCTTGAGAAAAATAAGGAAGCATTTGAAAACATCGTAAAAGAACAAATGGAAAAAAAATTTAATGAACTCATTGGAAAAATTCAAAAGAATAATTTAGATCCGATTGGACTTGGTCTCTATGCACGCGCCTTCCAATACAAGGAGTACAAAAAGGTAGAAGATCACTGGGCCGACGTCTTAGCTGAAGCAAAAATTAATGTTACAGTCGATGCCGAGCTGGTCGCTCGGGGAGCAATTAAGTAA
- a CDS encoding C45 family autoproteolytic acyltransferase/hydolase, with the protein MKHIYSEVIQFRGSHYDFGFMQGKRLKDTLTVLNRDNQWKVRNPRFTVEVEEVKTAITHFAPGIWEELLGLQAALEWPMGKVLQEFGGYRIDYVKSGCSILTGDDYLIRNYDYHPKTYEGRYILFQPSDQGYAIIGPSQRVTGRMDGMNEMGLALGYNFMHRKNPGDGFICCMIGRIILEACANVAEAVAMLKKIPHRHSFTYVVFDKSGKTYAVEASPRGVEVRQTNTCTNHFEIMTHENRNHLVDSKRRLSILQEQRKHLLNAYDAFRLLNDNDKGVFSDLYGSWAGTIHTSGYLPREMKVWFALGGDQEPVEMDFAKWLGVEELAGEKIYGEVDTEIPFLHMDENADWFRR; encoded by the coding sequence GTGAAACATATTTACAGCGAGGTTATCCAATTTCGCGGTTCTCATTACGACTTTGGTTTTATGCAAGGGAAAAGACTAAAGGATACGCTTACTGTTTTAAATCGTGATAACCAATGGAAAGTAAGAAATCCGCGTTTTACAGTTGAAGTAGAAGAGGTTAAAACTGCAATTACCCATTTTGCTCCTGGTATATGGGAGGAGCTCCTCGGCCTGCAAGCTGCATTAGAGTGGCCGATGGGAAAGGTTCTGCAGGAGTTCGGGGGGTATCGCATAGATTATGTTAAGTCAGGCTGTTCAATATTAACTGGTGATGATTATTTAATCCGCAACTATGATTATCATCCGAAGACATATGAAGGACGATATATTCTATTCCAGCCTTCAGATCAGGGCTATGCAATTATCGGCCCTAGTCAGCGGGTGACTGGGCGAATGGACGGAATGAATGAAATGGGACTGGCCCTAGGCTATAATTTCATGCACCGTAAAAATCCTGGAGACGGCTTTATTTGCTGTATGATCGGACGTATTATTTTAGAGGCTTGTGCGAATGTAGCTGAAGCGGTAGCAATGTTAAAGAAAATCCCGCATCGCCACTCATTTACTTATGTTGTCTTTGACAAAAGCGGGAAAACGTATGCTGTCGAAGCTTCCCCTCGAGGAGTGGAAGTACGGCAAACGAATACCTGCACCAACCACTTTGAAATCATGACTCACGAAAACAGGAACCATCTCGTCGATTCCAAACGGCGATTATCGATATTACAAGAACAGCGGAAACACTTATTGAATGCTTATGATGCTTTTCGTTTATTAAACGACAATGATAAAGGTGTATTTTCTGATTTGTACGGAAGCTGGGCTGGTACTATTCATACATCCGGTTACCTGCCTAGGGAAATGAAGGTGTGGTTTGCATTAGGAGGAGACCAAGAGCCAGTTGAAATGGATTTTGCGAAATGGTTAGGTGTGGAAGAATTAGCAGGCGAAAAAATTTATGGTGAGGTAGATACCGAAATTCCATTCTTGCATATGGATGAGAATGCAGATTGGTTTAGAAGGTGA
- a CDS encoding dicarboxylate/amino acid:cation symporter: MMKLGLLPRIVIAIILGIIVGKIAPDWAIQTFATFNGLFGNFLSFVIPLIIIGFIAPGIGQLGQGAGKLLGMTTGLAYVSTILAGLLAFFAASLIYPNILQEEASLGSFASPEEALLAPFFTVDMPPLMGVMTALLIAFLLGLGVTFIKGNALNSILVEFREIIEKVISAVIIPLLPIHIFGILANMTNGGQVETILSVFAKVFIMIIALHILMLIIQYTTGGLAARKNPFALLKGMLPAYFTALGTQSSASTIPVTLRQAKKIGVREKVADFTVPLLATIHLSGSTITLVSCSIAIMFLTGNTPTLGSYFPFILMLGITMIAAPGVPGGAVMAALGLLETMLGFDQTLLTLMIALYLAQDSFGTATNVTGDGALSVLVDKMNKERSSKKLSKAKAV; this comes from the coding sequence ATGATGAAACTAGGACTTCTTCCACGTATTGTGATAGCAATCATTCTTGGTATTATTGTGGGTAAAATCGCTCCGGATTGGGCGATCCAAACATTTGCTACATTTAATGGATTATTTGGGAACTTTTTAAGTTTTGTGATTCCGTTAATTATCATTGGTTTTATCGCACCAGGAATTGGACAGTTAGGCCAGGGTGCCGGAAAACTGCTCGGAATGACAACAGGGTTGGCTTATGTATCTACAATTCTAGCTGGATTACTTGCCTTTTTTGCTGCTTCTTTGATTTATCCAAACATTTTACAAGAAGAAGCTTCTCTTGGAAGCTTTGCCAGTCCTGAAGAGGCATTGCTGGCTCCGTTTTTCACAGTGGATATGCCGCCATTGATGGGAGTTATGACAGCCTTATTGATAGCATTTTTGCTGGGATTAGGGGTTACGTTTATTAAAGGAAATGCCTTAAACTCAATTTTAGTAGAATTTCGTGAAATTATTGAAAAGGTGATTTCTGCCGTTATTATACCGCTATTGCCAATCCATATCTTTGGAATTCTCGCAAACATGACAAATGGCGGACAGGTAGAAACGATTTTATCAGTCTTTGCAAAAGTATTTATCATGATCATTGCACTGCATATCTTGATGCTCATCATTCAATATACAACTGGTGGACTGGCAGCCCGCAAAAATCCTTTTGCCCTGTTAAAAGGAATGCTTCCTGCTTACTTTACCGCCCTTGGAACGCAAAGCTCTGCTTCCACCATACCAGTTACATTAAGACAAGCAAAGAAAATCGGAGTTCGTGAAAAAGTGGCAGACTTTACCGTTCCGTTACTGGCGACGATTCATTTATCAGGAAGTACCATCACTCTCGTCAGCTGTTCCATTGCCATCATGTTCTTAACGGGCAACACGCCAACATTGGGATCCTATTTCCCATTCATCTTAATGCTTGGAATTACAATGATCGCTGCACCTGGTGTGCCTGGCGGAGCTGTGATGGCAGCACTCGGGTTATTAGAAACCATGCTTGGATTTGATCAAACCTTATTAACGCTTATGATAGCTTTATATCTTGCACAGGATAGCTTTGGTACGGCTACGAACGTAACAGGTGACGGTGCTCTATCCGTCTTAGTTGATAAAATGAATAAAGAGCGGTCCTCTAAGAAATTATCTAAGGCGAAAGCAGTTTAA
- a CDS encoding class D sortase, producing the protein MVKKFSLLLVAVGSLLLAAGGYQYFQSEYYQKVSLKEAYELLSNPIDTIRQSEELHETNQAYIVTAAANTNVSFNPSQGEVAGVLAIPALDAELPIIEGTNEDELEKGVGHFKASAYPSQNDQIVLSGHRDTVFRRMGDLTIGDQLIIKMPYGEFTYVIKESQIVDAYDTSIIKSTAPQEVLIVSTCYPFSYIGDAPYRYVLTALPEGKK; encoded by the coding sequence TTGGTTAAAAAGTTTTCCCTATTACTGGTGGCAGTTGGTTCCCTATTATTAGCTGCTGGGGGATATCAATATTTTCAATCAGAGTATTATCAAAAAGTGAGTTTGAAAGAAGCCTATGAACTTTTATCGAATCCAATAGATACCATCCGTCAAAGCGAAGAACTCCATGAAACTAATCAGGCATACATAGTCACGGCTGCAGCCAACACAAATGTATCCTTTAATCCATCGCAAGGTGAAGTTGCTGGAGTATTAGCAATTCCAGCACTCGATGCAGAATTGCCGATTATAGAAGGGACCAATGAAGATGAATTAGAAAAAGGAGTCGGTCACTTTAAAGCGAGTGCCTACCCTTCACAAAATGATCAAATCGTCCTATCTGGTCACCGAGATACTGTCTTCCGCAGAATGGGGGATCTTACTATTGGAGATCAGCTCATCATTAAAATGCCATATGGAGAATTTACTTATGTAATCAAAGAAAGTCAGATCGTCGATGCATACGATACTTCGATTATTAAATCTACAGCGCCTCAAGAAGTACTTATCGTTTCAACATGCTATCCGTTTTCTTATATTGGAGATGCTCCGTATCGGTATGTACTTACAGCATTGCCTGAGGGGAAAAAATAA
- a CDS encoding anti-repressor SinI family protein, with amino-acid sequence MSNPENTSPLDQEWVQLLKEAKEMGITAQEIKIFIGNEPKKTHEDEV; translated from the coding sequence ATGTCTAATCCTGAAAATACATCTCCACTTGACCAAGAATGGGTGCAACTCTTAAAAGAGGCTAAAGAGATGGGAATCACTGCCCAGGAGATCAAGATATTTATTGGCAATGAACCAAAAAAGACACATGAGGATGAGGTGTGA
- a CDS encoding helix-turn-helix domain-containing protein, translated as MTIGERIKELRQIKGYSLTTLAKLAGVSKSYLSSIERDLQTNPSRHYLSKLAIPLGTTVGYLLGEETENDLDADWIHMVKKAIEDGMSKDDFLEFLDFVKFQKWKKQKDNYN; from the coding sequence ATGACAATTGGAGAAAGAATTAAGGAGCTTCGCCAAATCAAAGGGTATTCCCTGACAACACTTGCTAAACTCGCTGGAGTATCAAAATCCTATTTAAGTTCAATAGAACGAGACCTCCAAACGAATCCATCACGCCATTACTTATCAAAACTTGCGATCCCCCTCGGCACGACTGTTGGATATTTGCTTGGTGAAGAAACTGAGAACGATCTTGATGCTGATTGGATACACATGGTGAAAAAAGCCATTGAAGATGGTATGAGTAAGGATGATTTTCTCGAGTTCCTTGATTTTGTAAAGTTTCAGAAATGGAAAAAGCAGAAAGACAATTATAATTAG
- the tapA gene encoding amyloid fiber anchoring/assembly protein TapA: MRTRKFRKRHKGLLIGIQVLTIWYAAVITGIFLVSYTGAAFNDIENLNSSLHVKWPVELEPPEGEWDKSSLEFIGYGGSCTSIYAVVKNGNDSEAMAGPVQFEVYWIDKGNAMNGEVVHTGTIDPLGPGESVTLEHTPDRSGNYKFKAFQRPGHPGAGELWSDGPEGIVCDNSLDTTDQDNKENSDSITETPEGDTNENGDAADTGTDESADAEGNTEEVEGNPADGDDNGGSTDGEGSETDEETEAGGETNTDTADSEANKTTGGTTGNEGS, encoded by the coding sequence TTGCGAACGAGAAAATTTAGAAAACGGCACAAAGGTCTACTTATAGGAATACAGGTTCTCACGATCTGGTATGCAGCTGTGATTACAGGAATATTCCTTGTTAGTTATACGGGTGCAGCATTTAATGACATTGAAAATTTGAATAGTTCTTTACATGTGAAATGGCCAGTTGAATTAGAGCCGCCAGAAGGTGAATGGGATAAAAGTTCATTGGAGTTTATTGGATATGGAGGCAGCTGTACTAGCATCTATGCGGTTGTAAAGAATGGAAATGATTCCGAAGCCATGGCAGGACCGGTTCAATTCGAGGTGTATTGGATTGATAAAGGAAATGCAATGAACGGTGAAGTAGTCCATACAGGAACTATTGATCCACTTGGACCTGGTGAGTCAGTAACGCTTGAACACACACCTGACAGGTCGGGGAACTACAAGTTTAAAGCCTTTCAAAGACCAGGTCATCCAGGGGCAGGAGAACTATGGAGTGATGGTCCAGAAGGTATAGTCTGTGATAATTCCTTAGATACAACTGATCAAGACAATAAGGAAAATAGTGACTCCATAACAGAAACACCTGAAGGAGACACTAATGAGAATGGGGATGCAGCAGATACGGGAACAGACGAGAGTGCCGATGCGGAAGGAAATACTGAAGAAGTCGAAGGAAATCCTGCTGATGGGGATGATAATGGTGGAAGCACAGACGGTGAGGGCTCAGAGACTGACGAGGAAACGGAAGCCGGCGGGGAAACTAATACTGATACAGCAGATTCCGAAGCAAATAAGACAACTGGTGGAACAACGGGCAATGAAGGCTCATGA
- the sipW gene encoding signal peptidase I SipW: MPKINKSRKVRKIISNSLYGIVCTFLVAMIIMVFSARASGGEPELFGYQFKVVLSGSMDPTFKTGSIILVEKLEDTINLNENDIISFVQEENQIVTHRIIEVVNNDNGVFYRTKGDANEEPDINAVVPANVLAKYSGITIPYVGYLLNFASSPIGTGLLLIIPGILMIIYSVITIRKAIKEIEEKTKGNLTANHTSENESAPKKDTSTKSVS; encoded by the coding sequence GTGCCTAAAATAAATAAATCACGTAAAGTCCGAAAGATTATTAGCAACAGTCTTTATGGAATTGTTTGTACATTTTTAGTTGCCATGATCATTATGGTTTTTTCTGCTAGAGCTTCAGGTGGAGAACCTGAACTTTTCGGTTATCAATTTAAAGTAGTTTTATCCGGATCGATGGATCCAACCTTTAAAACTGGGTCTATTATTCTTGTAGAAAAACTCGAAGACACCATAAACCTAAATGAAAATGACATTATAAGTTTCGTCCAGGAAGAAAATCAAATCGTAACACACAGAATAATTGAGGTTGTTAATAATGACAATGGAGTCTTTTATCGGACGAAAGGGGACGCAAATGAAGAACCAGATATAAATGCAGTTGTCCCAGCTAACGTCTTAGCAAAGTATTCAGGGATTACAATTCCGTATGTAGGCTACTTATTAAACTTTGCAAGTTCACCGATTGGTACTGGATTACTCTTAATCATACCGGGAATCCTGATGATCATTTATTCTGTGATCACAATTCGAAAAGCCATTAAAGAAATTGAAGAAAAAACCAAAGGTAATCTAACAGCGAATCATACAAGTGAAAATGAAAGTGCCCCAAAAAAGGATACTTCAACAAAATCAGTTTCATAG
- a CDS encoding TasA family protein, whose amino-acid sequence MSLKKKMSMGILSGALGVSLIGGGTWAAFNDVEVVNNTLAAGTLDLVVGENTTMNFTLSNLKPGDYFNKSLVLTNGGSLDINQILVHANKLAGWTDKDVLDLNTEIGANSGNNSEDDFLSQFKVTITKLAVDPANNVDVFDGTLADLVAGISVDELTDTDATTVGLASGAQQIYNVYVEFVEDSTTFPGSRLHVQNKYQDEMSNLEFVFEATQMPGEDRSND is encoded by the coding sequence ATGAGCTTAAAAAAGAAAATGAGCATGGGCATCTTATCAGGTGCACTAGGAGTTTCTCTCATCGGCGGAGGAACTTGGGCAGCATTCAACGATGTTGAAGTTGTCAATAACACACTTGCTGCGGGTACGTTGGATCTAGTGGTAGGAGAAAACACAACAATGAATTTTACATTAAGTAACTTAAAGCCAGGGGATTACTTTAACAAATCCCTTGTACTAACTAACGGCGGATCACTAGACATCAATCAAATTTTAGTTCATGCAAACAAACTTGCTGGCTGGACTGACAAAGATGTACTTGACTTAAATACTGAAATCGGTGCTAATTCTGGCAACAATTCGGAAGATGATTTTCTTTCACAATTTAAAGTTACCATTACAAAATTGGCTGTTGACCCTGCCAATAATGTAGACGTGTTTGATGGTACTTTAGCAGACTTAGTTGCTGGTATTTCTGTAGATGAGCTAACAGACACAGATGCAACTACTGTTGGTTTAGCATCAGGAGCCCAACAAATATATAACGTCTACGTTGAGTTTGTAGAAGATTCTACAACATTCCCAGGCAGCCGTTTGCACGTGCAAAACAAATACCAAGACGAAATGTCTAACCTTGAATTCGTCTTTGAAGCTACGCAAATGCCTGGGGAAGACAGAAGCAACGACTAA
- a CDS encoding TasA family protein, whose amino-acid sequence MSLKKKLTMGALSATLGMSLVGAGTWAAFNDIEEVNASLAAGSLDLVVDEYNGPVNFNISNLKPGDTMTRYIKLDNAGTLAIKDVLLSIDSVNFTDYLPVGADSDIYGANTADEYLSQFKVTLLKTGIEGADEEIISSADNITLADIYLATNPDQLDPVAIAKLSAAIGNGHWVDGHVNLASAAQNQWTGLPVNPADFDTVEMSIEFVEYSIRDARGVEEQNKYQGDTADITFTLEARQWEGQDVSDEEGYVESNEQARNGQ is encoded by the coding sequence ATGAGTCTTAAGAAGAAATTAACAATGGGAGCGTTATCTGCAACGCTTGGAATGTCCCTAGTGGGAGCTGGAACCTGGGCTGCATTTAATGATATTGAAGAAGTAAACGCAAGTTTAGCTGCTGGATCACTAGATCTTGTAGTCGATGAATACAATGGACCAGTTAATTTTAACATCTCTAACTTAAAACCTGGAGATACAATGACCAGATATATCAAGCTTGATAATGCAGGTACATTAGCAATTAAAGATGTACTGCTATCAATCGACAGTGTTAACTTTACAGATTATCTTCCTGTTGGCGCGGACTCAGATATTTATGGAGCTAATACAGCTGATGAGTATTTAAGTCAGTTTAAAGTAACGCTTTTGAAAACTGGAATTGAAGGTGCTGATGAGGAAATCATTAGTTCAGCGGATAACATTACCCTTGCTGACATTTATCTAGCTACCAATCCAGATCAACTTGACCCTGTTGCTATTGCTAAATTGTCCGCTGCAATTGGAAACGGCCACTGGGTGGATGGTCACGTCAACCTTGCCTCTGCTGCTCAGAATCAATGGACTGGGTTACCAGTAAATCCAGCCGATTTCGATACAGTTGAAATGTCCATTGAATTTGTTGAGTACAGTATAAGAGATGCTCGTGGCGTAGAAGAACAGAACAAGTATCAAGGAGACACAGCTGACATTACATTCACTCTAGAAGCCCGTCAATGGGAAGGCCAAGATGTTTCGGATGAAGAAGGCTATGTAGAATCAAATGAACAAGCTAGAAATGGGCAATAA
- a CDS encoding helix-turn-helix domain-containing protein, with translation MIGERIKHYRQLQKMSLSELAESAGVAKSYLSSIERNLQSNPSIQFLEKISAVLGISVNQLLHDEADEAENIELDSDWTELVREAMKSGVSKEQFREFLEFNKWRIKNK, from the coding sequence ATGATTGGTGAGCGGATCAAACATTACAGACAATTACAAAAAATGTCCTTATCTGAACTAGCAGAAAGTGCAGGTGTTGCTAAATCCTATTTAAGCTCGATCGAACGAAACCTCCAATCTAATCCTTCTATTCAGTTTTTGGAAAAAATATCAGCTGTTTTAGGTATTTCTGTTAATCAATTGCTCCATGATGAAGCAGATGAAGCGGAAAACATAGAACTTGATTCTGATTGGACTGAATTAGTTCGGGAAGCAATGAAATCCGGGGTCTCCAAAGAACAATTTAGAGAATTTTTAGAGTTTAATAAATGGAGAATTAAGAACAAATGA